From a region of the Branchiostoma floridae strain S238N-H82 chromosome 13, Bfl_VNyyK, whole genome shotgun sequence genome:
- the LOC118429578 gene encoding ileal sodium/bile acid cotransporter-like, with amino-acid sequence MVQNTTEGNVSGATPPPGPRMVPPNPQLIEAFNWFNVAVVTAIMLAMGCTLKLRELIRVLKQPSQIDRRFFVGVAIGFLCQFIVLPLVGFGLAHALQYSSMTAMGALVVSCCPGGTTSNILTFWNRGDVALSVTMTTVSTVLAMGMMPLNLWLYSRSWTHDVAVVPYKEIVTTIAMILIPVTVGMLIKYWFEKLAKVIVTIGSVIGLLGITTTFVMSVIINPSMFKVSWNVWVGALLLPIIGGVLGYGISCAPFLQLSHSRRRTIALETGVQHVTLAVAIIQLTFAEKKQFLSELLVFPMLYAPFLVVLGLAVTGVFRLWLVATGQNKNPATGGDKFAENTETPGNLEKNGVANIVAMEIDDEVHKNRS; translated from the exons ATGGTACAAAATACGACCGAGGGGAACGTGAGTGGGGCGACACCCCCGCCAGGACCAAGGATGGTTCCGCCCAACCCCCAGCTGATCGAGGCCTTCAACTGGTTCAACGTTGCCGTGGTAACGGCCATCATGCTGGCGATGGGCTGCACGCTGAAACTGAGGGAGCTCATCCGGGTACTCAAGCAGCCTTCACAG ATTGATCGCCGTTTCTTCGTCGGAGTTGCGATCGGCTTTTTGTGCCAGTTCATCGTGCTCCCCCTCGTGGGATTTGGACTGGCCCATGCCCTGCAGTACTCCTCCATGACCGCTATGGGCGCTCTTGTTGTCTCCTGCTGTCCCGGGGGTACCACCTCCAACATCCTGACGTTCTGGAATCGCGGAGACGTGGCGCTAAG CGTAACCATGACGACGGTGTCCACGGTGTTGGCCATGGGCATGATGCCGCTGAACCTGTGGCTGTACTCCCGCAGCTGGACGCACGATGTCGCTGTTGTCCCGTACAAGGAAATCGTCACCACGATCGCCATGATCCTCATCCCCGTCACTGTCGGCATGCTCATCAAGTACTGGTTCGAGAAACTCGCGAAAGTGATAGTCACG ATCGGCAGTGTGATTGGCCTACTGGGTATCACCACGACGTTCGTCATGAGTGTCATCATCAACCCGTCAATGTTCAAGGTATCATGGAACGTCTGGGTGGGGGCGTTACTGCTACCCATTATcg GTGGCGTGCTCGGGTACGGCATCTCCTGTGCGCCTTTCCTACAGCTGAGCCACTCACGCCGCCGCACCATCGCCTTGGAGACGGGCGTGCAGCACGTCACGCTCGCCGTCGCCATCATCCAGCTCACCTTCGCCGAGAAGAAACAGTTCCTCTCCGAACTGCTCGTCTTCCCCATGCTGTACGCTCCCTTCCTCGTCGTGCTCGGGCTGGCCGTGACCGGTGTGTTCCGGCTCTGGCTGGTGGCGACCGGACAGAACAAGAACCCCGCAACCGGAGGGGACAAGTTTGCCGAGAATACGGAAACCCCCGGGAACTTGGAAAAGAACGGAGTCGCGAACATCGTTGCTATGGAGATTGATGACGAGGTACACAAGAACAGATCGTAG